GCATTTTAATAAAACCAACCATGTTGACTTTCCCGCAAAAATTAAGGATTATGTTTTTGGTCAAGTTTTATTTGCATCAATCTTATTAAGGATTTCCTAAGGATTTAGTTTGTCAAGTCAATTGCTTCTTAGAGACGTTACACCGATGCGGGGAGTAACAATTGAGGAAATAGTGGTCATCTTACATTTTCGACAATATTTATATATTATTAAGTGGCAAGCTAAAAGTCATTGCTCGATGAGGTGCATATAAATATATAGAGGATAAAGTTTCAACTCCAATACAGAGTGTGAGGCCTTCTCCTAAAAAAAGGATAGGAATTATTAAGAACTTCAGATCAATACCGTGTTTTTGGATATGCATCGAATAAAAATTGGCCAAAACTAAAACGTGTATCCGTGTCAGCAACTCCACATCCAAATAAAGAACAGAATGCAGCAAAACAATTCCGTTCTCTTTCCCACCAAAACTGGTGGCGTACAAGACGCCTGAGGCACCGACGGATATCTTCTCGGTGACTCAGATCCTCCTCCTCCTGCCGATCAAATCGTCATCAGCCTCCACGCATCACCGGCGATTGGCGGCTAATTATTTCCGTCCATAATAAACCCGACCCGCTCGCGCTAATCCTAGCCGTTGCCTGCTGCCGTCAGTTCCAGTTCCAACCGCGTATAGGAGCTGTGCCGTGCGTACATGTTGTCAGCTTCCTTTCTCCACGACATTATATAGCTGTCGCTGAGCTCGTCGACACTTCTTCTCTCACATTCCTCCCTCCCCCAAGTCGCAACAAGATAAATTTCCACCGTTTCTTGGCTTTTCCAGTTCTTGGTTCTCTGCTACGCAATCCAGGTCGTCTTATTCACCGGGAGAAGCCCAACTAAGTGCTGTAGCTAGTTGGAATACGCAAGAGATGAAGGTATCAATGGCGATCTGCGCAGGTTTCGAATCTTACCGAGCGTCCCCGGTGGACATGCGGGTAGTCACGTCGGACGGACAGAGCATCGCCGCGCACTCCTACGTTCTTGTAAGCCAGCTTGCTGAATTCGGCCGGGATCTTGCGTTGTTATGGTCGAATTCTTGGCTAATCTTGGAATCTGGCGGCGACATCTGCAGGCCTCCTCATCGCCGGTCCTGGAGCGGACGATCGACTCGGCACGGCGCGGGTGGGGCGCAGAGTGCACCATCCGCGTCCTCGGTGTCTCCGCTGACGCCGTCCACACCTTCATCCATTTCCTTTACTGCTCCAAGGtaacgccggaggaggaggaggtggtgggcgCGCACGGGGCGCAGCTGCTGGCGCTGGCGCACGCGTACCGGGTCGGGTGGCTGAAGAAGGCGGCGGAGGCCGCCGTGTCGGCGCGGCTCACGCCGGATAGCGCCGTGGACATGCTGAAACTGGCCAGGCTCTGCGACGCGCCGAGGCTGTACCTGCAGTGCGCACGGCTCGCGGCCAAAGACTTCGCCGCCGTCGAGCACTCCGAAGGCTGGCGATTCGCccgccgccacgacgccgcgcttaaggtcgagttgctcaagctagtGGAGGATGCGGACCAACGGAAGAAAAGGTGGACGCGCGAGAGGGCCGCGCAGGAGGCGTGCCGGCAGCTCGGCGAGGCCATGACCACGCTTGAGCACATATTCCCCGGCAGCGACGGCGTCGCCTGCGCGACGGATGGCTGCTCGTGCCATGGCCTGCAGCTCCTGATGCGTCACTTCTCGACGTGCACGAAGAAGACGGCGCCGGGAGGCTGCGCACGGTGCAAGCGCGTGCTGCAGCTCTTCCGCCTGCACGCCTCCGTCTGCGACCGGACGGACCAGACCTGCCGTGTGCCGCTCTGCAGGTGAGAAAACGCAGCGAAGAAACACATTCTTACATCTGACAGAAAGTCGCTAGATCAGCAACCAAGAACCAGGCTGACGAGATCCAAGCCCTTTTCCGCCAATGAAATCACTTGCTCGATCGCACCTTAGCTTTCATCCTTTTCTATGAAAATGACTTCCACGGCCATGGCGACGCTAAAGAAAATCTACATCCAGATGCAAAAGACAAATCCGATCGACGCATATACCTAATACTATTGATTTTATTTGCATATCCTTATGATCCATGTGGTTATATTTTACGTGCATCTAGTGGTGATATCGGATGACCGCAAACTCACCTTTCAATGTGGTTGGTTaatttttgcaggaatttcaaaggCAAGACACAAGATGACAAAGCGGACAAGACATGGCGGCTTCTCGTCAAGAAGGTCACTAGGGCGAAGGTGATGTCCTCCTTGGCCAATAGGCAGGTGCCGGAGGTCGTGGCCGCGTCATGGGCGCGGTACAACACAAGGGTAGCAAAATTGAGATGAGAAATGCCATTTAGTTATCATCAAGTAGTTTAAACTTTGTCGATATGAATGAGGGTGCAGGCAGAGAATTTAGGTTGTATCGTGTAGTCCTAGTGATAGTACTAGGGCGTGTTCGGCAACAGCCTAGCTTCGCAAAATCCTTCGATCGGGCTCCACGAACGCAACTCCGGCGTCTTGGTTGGAGCAGAAAACGTTcggttcattttcttgttttcccGAATGGGCTCTCAGCCCATTAGGCAGTTAGCGGCCCGTTTAGTTCAGTAGATTTTGGCCTGGCCCGTCTAGTAGCTCTTGTTCCTCTTGGTTTCCAGGCGCAGGGGAGAGTCGTCGCTCCGGCCGGGTCGCGCCTGGAGATGGCGGTCGAGGAGAGAGTCCGGCGAGCTCAGGGGTCATGGAGGAGGAGTCCGGCGAGATCTGACGGGGCTGCATGAGAAGGATTCAGAGAGCAAGGGGATCAAGCAAGTAGGGACCCTGGCGTGCTCGGCGAGCTGCAGCAGAGTGAGCTAATTCCGGGGCCGACGGGGTGGCGCCCCGAGCTTATGCTTGAGGAGGAGTTCGGAGATGGGGGATATGCTGACGAGCGAGATCTTGGGGTGGCGCCGGAAGTGCGGCAGCGGAGATAGACATcgtggcggcggcgctagggttccaACGGGAGGAACGAATCAGGCAGCTGTCCATGTCTATCACGACCAGAGCGTGCGTACACGGAACAAAATGAAACGGTATCTTGACTTGGCGGTGGCATTTCGGGGTAAATTGTCGCTGCTCCGCGCTTCTCAGTTCCGCGAATTTGGCAAATCGGTGCTCCGCGGTTTGTACATGAAAACGAGTCCGCTTCGCGGATCTAGCTCCGCGGAGCTGGAGTGTTCGGCTGAGCTTCGCGCCGGATTTGAAGAAGCTAGAAGCTGGACGATTACCGAACACGCCCCTAGTATATACTTGCCAAATGGTACTCCAAAATTAAATGGACTACCTATTAGTTCATCGATTGTAAATTGCGATGGTCAATTATACCGATGTAAATGTTGTGCATCTTAGCTAGGTGTACACATACACTCCAATTGATCGGCACATATCCATATTTTGTGTTGTGTGCTACAGTAAAAAAATGCCATTCGTCTTTGGCAATTGACCCAATTGTATCGATCCCCCTCCCCCCCACAATATACCAAGTAAGAATAACATAGTTGCTCGCATTGGCGGAGCCAACACCGGGTCGAGCCTGGGCAACCGACCCGGCTCAGATTTTGGGGAAAAAAATCCCCACCTCGCTTCCTGTCCCGCACGCACGGAAACACCCCGAGTCCCTGACCTAATCCCCACCTCGCTCGCTCCCGCAGGCCGCCGCCGTCGCTCGACCCCGGCGCCCTCGCTCGCTCCAGCACGGCGCACGCCGGCGCCCTCGCTTGCTCCACGCAGCACGCCAAGCTTTCGGCCGTCCCTCGACCGCCCCGCCCCTCTCTAGTCTCCGGGCTCCACGGCTGCAAAGATCGGGCGCCGCTGCGCTCTCCTCATCTCTGCTTGTTCCGGCGGCCGTCTTCGATGGACTCCAGCCGACAGGCCGactcggctgctggattgaagaagggGAGGCCGTTGAGGCAGCAGAAGAAGAAGCACGCAAGAGGGCACGCACAGAGGTTGAATTCCCCCCATTTGTCTTGAGTTTTGATAcatatttgtctagtttgtttcctTATAGTTTGTTTTATTTTCATTGTTGTAGGCAAATGTCCCGGAAATCTTTGATCTAGAAAATGTCCTGGAAATCTTTGATCTAGCAAATGAAGAGAACTCCTGAGTTCAGAGCTTGTGATAGTTTGAGTGATCTTGCTCTCAAGTTGGTTCAGAAAAGATATCATTTGACATTTTCATTGGTCTACCGCCTTATTACACTAGCTTTGACATTGCCTGTGGCAACAACATCAGTAGAGAGGGTTTTCTCGGCCATGAAGATTATAAAATCAGATCTTCGAAATAAGATAGGGGATGATTGGCTCAATAATTTTTGATGATTTGCTATGTTGAGAAAGAGATATTTGCACAAATTGATGACAAGAAGATTATGCTTCGTTTTCATGCCTACAGTAACCGTAGAGGTCATCTTCCTCGTGGATTTCGACTTCCTAGCATGGATTCAACTTAATGGTATGATAATATCTCCTCAAAATGTAGCACTTTTGTATCTAGTTCTTGTTTTTTAGTCAGTTTGTACTTCTACTCAGTGAAATATGATAAATGCATCAGTTTGGACCATTTTTTGTTGATTACATGTgattttttgccccaaatttttttAGAGCTTATTTGTTTGACCCGGGTCAATTCaaatcctggctccgccactggttGCTCGGTTAATTGTGAATGAAAACTGATTTACAACTTAGCCAAAGACCGGATGCGGGGGTTTCCATCTGAGAAAATGCAACCAAAAAGACATTTTAACGTCCGCTAGAGAGATCAGTAACAAAGAACCAGGTCGGCACGCCCTTGTCCACCAAAGAAAATCAATTTCTTGCACTCTGAAATGGTCCTTTTCCACGAAAGTGACTTTGATAACCATGACAACTCTTTAAAAAAATCTACTTTCAGATGAAAAAGAGAAATTGATCGATACACATCTAATAGATTGTTTTACATACGATGGTGATATGTGATGAGCACGAACTCACATTTCATCGTGGTTGGTTAAATTTTATGCATCGATTCGAATGCCAAGACATAATtgtagaaagcaaacaaaacatgaCGGCTTCTAGTGATGAAGGTGACCAGGGCGAACGTGATGTCCTTCTTGGCGATTGGAAGGTCCCGAAAGTCATGCCCATGTCATGGGCGAGGTACAACAATAGGTTGGCCAAGTTGATACCATGAGAAATGGCCTCTTGTCATCGCCACATAGTTTAAGCCTTGTCTTTAGCAATGAGGTGCAGAGAATTGAGGTTGTATCAATGAAGTGTACTAAATTGAGTGGATCTTGTTGATAGTCTACATGAAAATATGTGAAATCACCGTTAAGTTTATTTCCAGTGGGGTTTTCTCAGGAAAAAAATGTAGGTGGTAATTAAACGGTTGAGTGCAACAAGCATGGCACACTCATGGGTTGTGTCTCACAACGAACAATATGTCAACGTCCTTCGTCTTCGGGCAGTAAGCCAATCGTCTCCGATATAATAAAATAAATCTTCACTAGTATGAGAAACGCACATGCCTCACAATTACGACATTGATGAAGAATGGTGACATTCTCTTGCCGTGTGAGCCAAATAACACGCTACACCAGGGTCTCCATGCGAGTGCATGCCCCAAATCCTCGACCCCTCCATGGAGTATTGGACTGAACGTTCGTCCATTGATTCCCCACTTTGCCGGTCAAGAGTCAGGAGACCAACAATTGTCCTGCACACTGAAGGTTCTGTGTGTGCGGTTGTTGTGGGATTCACAATATTTCTTGCAGGAGCTGCTTCATCGACTAGACATGGATGCTTCAACTTTTGCGTGAGCACTTTTGGGCCAATTTCCGTTGATCCCGAGCTCGTCAACCTCGGTGCAGCTGCGGGGATCGACGAGCCAAGCAAAGCCGGAGTCTCGTGCGCCCACGGTGGTGATTATGGCGTTGCAGGCGCCGATTCAGGGGCGGAAGCCTGGTCCGAAGACTGCCATGATAAGGGATGTGATCCTGCGGGATCTAGGGCTCCAGGATACGGTGCAGCGTCTGGTTGGGGACAAGGGGAAGTTGTTGAGGCGGAGAGGCTATTTGAAGCGAGCTTCATCCCCATTCTCACATGCAGTGCAGAGAGCGGAAGCGTGGCTACCGCCGCTGTGGAACAAGCTGACCAAGCTAACTGGGCTCTCAGGCAGGGACCTGAAGGCGGCTTCGATGCTGCTGGTCCTAAATTACCATCCTCAGCTGCTGGGGTACTCAGTGGAAGATCTCGTGGATTCAGAAACCTTGTAGGAGTTGCTCGCCATGGTGTTCGCGGGAATAAGGTGGTCAAGGGGGTGGTTGAGGATGCCAGGTGACCATCCATGGCGTTGCGGGCCGGGTCAAGGGTTAGTGGGTGCCCTGGACCGGTCGTGGGCATGGAGGAAAAGGAGGTGGAGCTGCTTTTTGAGCAACTTTGGCATATTCCTTAGCATTTGGACAAGCCAGCTCCGATGGGGTGAGGACTATAAAACCCAAGTCTGCTGCTAGGGTTCAtagccctcctcctccaccgccgttACCACCAGATAGACCAGGGATATGTTACCTAGGGGCTGTAGAAAATGAGGTGATAGATCTAGAGCTTGAAGAAGCAGTCATGGAAGATCGTGGTCATGATGGTAGAAACAGGGGGAGAGGTTCTGGTGGAGGAAGAGGGGAGAAGTAGAATAGGCAGCAGCAAAATCAACAGTTTCAGCAGAATCCTAAACAGCAGCAGCAGTTCCAAGATTTCCAGCGGAATCAAGGTGGTTTTCCCTTCCCTCTGCAACCATATGGATTTGTTCATGGAGGAATGCCACCTCCTTGGGCTTTCCAGGGTGCTTATTGATGGTGCTCCAGGGACGGCGCCAGATAATCTTGGTGgcggttgttgtggaagcggttgggaaaaccccaagaggaaggtgtgatgagcacaacaacaagttttcccccagtaagaaaccaaggtttaatcgaccagtaggagaaatgagtgacttctgaaggtgttgctagctgacttgtggcagggcgcactaccgacgtcagcaacaatgtggaacctgcacacaacacaatcacaatactttgccccaactcacagtgaggttgttaatctcacagGTTTTGCcgataacaaaggattaaccgtatagtgtggaaagagatgtttgtttgcagtagaatagtaagagaacagtgcttgcagtaaataaacagaacatgatgattttatcagtgtaaaggaaaaggACCAggatccacaattcactagaggtgtctgtccataaagataaatagcatgttgggtgaacaaattacagctgggcaattgacagaataaagaccatacatgacaagatgattagtatgagattcgtttgggcattacatcataatacatagaccgtaatccaactgcatctatgactaataagccACCTTccagttagcatctgcacccctttcagtattaagttgcaagcaacaaattatcgcattaagcaatgtgtgtaaattaaacaatagaattatcctcatataaagcattgttgttttctccctagtagcaacagcacatctacaatttTAGAATTTATTGTCACTTTTCCAGAAAACTAgacgcatgaacccactatcgagcataaatactccctcttggagtcacaagtacatacttggccagagcatctactagcaacggagagcatccaAGATAAAAAATAACATATGcatatatataatcgatctcaaccatagtattcaatattcatcggatcccagcaaacacaacatgtagcattacataagaacgatcttgatcatgataggcagctcacaagatctaaacatgagacacaaattggagaagacaaccatctagctactgttatggacccattatccagggatgaactactcacgcatcacttcagaggcgggcattgcgatgtagaggcctccagtgactatctccctctccggcaggttgctgggaagagtttcagaaccctcccgagctagggtctgcaatgACGGCCGcggtggaacttttcgtggatggaggctctggtgtttaggtttttcccgagatcgtgaataaataggcggagagaATGGGTCGGTGCGGTGCCTGAGGGCCCGacacctgccctaggcgcggccaggggtggcgtGGTCGCCTCCTGacgcccctccgactctcctctgGATTTCGTCTTCATTTCGATAAAATAGGCACTTCGGCTtttatttcgtctaattccgaaaatatttcctgtacaaccacTACAACACAACTAGGTCTACACACATAGCTTGCAACGGTGCTGCTATGTGTATCTACGACCACCCACCTCTCGACGGCTGACTCTTTCCAACCCATCTCCACCTGTCCCTGCCCAAAAAAAAACATCTCCACCTCTTAAAAATGGACGGATCTAGGGAGCACACGCGTGCCCGTTAGTACAATCTGGCATACCCCTATTTATGATAATATTTTGTATGATCGAGTTCCACAAAAGTCAAAAGAGGAAACTTCAAAAGCAGGCACGTGGGCACCTGAGCACCTCCATGCCCACATGGTCTCACATGGATGCACGGGTGCTAATGATTACTTTCCAAAATAAATTTAAAATGCTATAACTTTTGTGTCGAACCTTAAAATTATGATTCGCTTTCATTTTCGGGATCCTGACGATGAGATCTTCGAAACTAGTTCTCACTTCCCTATGTTTCGACGAAATTTGTTAAGAAGCAACTTTAATATGTGACAGGGCAACTTTCGTTTGCAACAAAGCAACTTTGGTGCACGAAATTTGTGCACCAGAATGGCACCGTCGGGCTCCAAAGTTGCTCTCCCGTGGACTAAAGTTGCTCTGTGGGGTATCAAAATTGCTTTGCCACACACTAAAGTTGTTTTATGGGGCATCAAATTTTCTTTGCCGGGCACCAAAATTGCTCTATCAGCCGCCGGGCACCGAAGTTGGTTTGTCAGGTCCAAATTTGCTCCATCGGGCACCAAAATTTAATTAGCCAGTTGCTCTGCTAGGGAGTAAAGTTGCTTTGTCAGGCAGTAAAGTTGCTCTATCGGGTTCCGAAGTTGCTCTGGTGGGTATTAAAGTTGCTCCGTCGGGTTTCAAAGTTGCTTTGCATTGTCATGTGCTAGAATTGCGCCATCGAGTCCCAAAATTTGCTTTGTAGGGCACCAACCTTTTGCTATAAGGCACCAAATTGAACACCAAAATGGCGCTACCAGGCACCAAATTGCCCTTACTAGTACCAAAATTGATTGTTGGGTAAGAAAGGGACGGGAGAAAAACAATGACAGGGAAACGAGAGAAAAAAATTGTTGAGCCGCGTCCATGATCTGTCAACTACAAAGTTGTGCACTAAAATTGTACCATCAGCTGTCACAGTTGCTCTGTTTATGCATCAGTGTTGCTCTGTTAACACCAAAATTGCTTTCTCATGCACCAAAGTTGCTCTCATGTACATCAAAATTGCTCTGCCGGGTAACAAAGTTGCATCTTCGAGCACCAAAATTATGACGTTGgacatcaaaatttacatgttgggCTTTGTCACGCACTAGAAATGCGCCTTATTAAACCAAAATTGCCTCGTCAGACCAAAAAATTGCTCTAAAAGACAACAATGTTGCGTCACCGCAATAAAGTTGTGTCATTAGGCTCCGAAGTTGCTCTGTCCAACACCCATCAACCACCAAATTTGCTCTGATGTGCAAGACGTACCCTGATCGATGACGTCTTGGCGGAGGGCATCGGTGCGGATGTGCGCAAGGAGGGCGCAGGACGCGCCGGTCCAGACGGGCACCCACGGGCCACGGCGCGCCGGTAGCGGCGACCGCCTCGGCTGCCATCCACACGAACGCGTCCCCGACGACGCAGCTCACCCTGGCGTCGCCACCGGAGGCTTGCGCTCCCTCGAGCCCGTCCCTGATCCCACCGGCCTCGGCCGCCACCATGAAGAGCTCCATCCGTCGAGGCGGGGGCATCATTGGCATATGCCCCGACGGAGCTGGCAGCCCGTCCGCGACCTCCACGAAACGCAGGTtgcccaggagcgcgccggctTTCCGGAGCTGCGCAACGGAGTCGGCGATGGTGAGGAACGAGATGGCCGTCCCGTCCGGCGCCGCGGCGGCGAGGGCGCGCGCGAAGTAGAGCATCACGGCGGCGTGTGGAACTGAAAGGGAATGCCACCACGGCGatgtgcggcggcggcgtcgccaTCGTCGGTACGAGCTCTGTTTCCGTGGAGCAGCTAGATTGGTTTTGCTTATGTGGTGTCGTGCCATGTCTTGTGTGCGCGATGGGGATTTTATTTTAGACGCGTCTAGCGGAGAACGATCTGTGGCCAGGAGCCCAGGACAGCGCCCGCTCGGCGCGTCCGGCTGGCACGTCAGGATGCAAGTGGCAGCGGCGTTTCGCGATCCCACATACGCCGTCCGCGAAATTTGGCTCAAATGGCGCAAGTGGCCCACCACGAAATTTATATGGCGTTGGTGGACAAATCCACAGAGCCCACGATTCCCAGCGGCTGTGTTAACTTTCATCCTCGCGCAGTCACGCGCAGACTGAGGGGCTCCTCCTCCGCGCCACCactcgccgcctcctcctcctcctccgcgtaACCTCCGCGCCGCCCCCGACCACCTCCTCCGCGTCGACATGTCctaggtcctcctcctcctctgcagcAGATGGATCTGGCGGAGACTACCTTCCCGTGTCCTCCACTGCGACCGTGGCCGCTCCGGCACCAGCAGGGCCACACGGCGGCGGGAGCAAGTCCGTGCTCGACGGTGAGGAATCTCTCCTCTTCACTCTCTGGTTCCCCTCCCCTCCTCTTGGAAAGCTCTAGCCTAGTAAGAAGGATTTTCGAGGTTTGATTGGGAATTGCGTTTTTTCCATGTTCCATGTCGCTGATTGGATGCAGATTCACGAGCTGCTCGAATTTATATGTTGCAGTAGTCAGTGTATGCGTATACAACGATTCTACACTGGCCAAATATATTCTATGATGCATCTAATGAACCAGATACAGTGCTGTAGATATTGATAGATTTTTTCTATAATTGGTCACTGATTGTTGGCAGAGTGCTAGCTCAGTACCCAGCTCGTCCCATCTATTTTAATCTCCGTGTGTGTTCAGTCATTTTTAAAGAAAGATGATTACAAGCTCTAACATGTACATTTTGAAAGATGAGGTCATTGGCAAAAAAAATACTGTACCCACTTTTCTACATAAAACTCTCTGGTTCATAAAAAATGGGTATGACAAGGGCCTGATATTACACTTTGCACAGGGCCTCCATTTAGCCAGGTATATTTATTTGCAATCTGGAATCGTCTCTCGGGTACTGTAGTATGTAGTAACTCGTTATCTTGGTTTGACAATGTACTATGTCAGTTGAACACTTCCTTTCCTCATCAGTCCAGATTACACCATGTTAGAGGACACTGCCAGGTGAACAAGGTGCTAATCACTTATAGGTCTACATGGGCCAACCAGTAGAGAATCTTTAATTGAGTGAAATAGAAATGCTGATTATGTTTCGAATTATATGTGGTCTTGAATATATAGGGATGGCTGGCCCATCCATTATTTGAAAGAGGATATCTTCCCTCGCAGAGATGATTTGCATGCTACTTAGATGCATATTTTTACTTTGTATGCTGCTCTTTTCCATGTTTTCATTCAGAGATAGAAGGTGTAGTTGATCTGTTCTCTGCTGCTCAGTTTATCTTTATTTGATCTAAGTTATCAAACATGTCCTGTCTAGCTGAAGTGTTTACAGTACTCAGCCAGCAGCAGATAGAATCCAGTACACATAATCTAGAAAACAAAACAAGCTCCAGGAACAGTTCGCAAGCAACTCTAGAGCTTCTTGAAAGCAGAGCTGAATGAACCCTGGCAAACAGTTCGCAAGCAACTCTAGC
This region of Lolium perenne isolate Kyuss_39 chromosome 2, Kyuss_2.0, whole genome shotgun sequence genomic DNA includes:
- the LOC127335291 gene encoding BTB/POZ and TAZ domain-containing protein 2, coding for MKVSMAICAGFESYRASPVDMRVVTSDGQSIAAHSYVLASSSPVLERTIDSARRGWGAECTIRVLGVSADAVHTFIHFLYCSKVTPEEEEVVGAHGAQLLALAHAYRVGWLKKAAEAAVSARLTPDSAVDMLKLARLCDAPRLYLQCARLAAKDFAAVEHSEGWRFARRHDAALKVELLKLVEDADQRKKRWTRERAAQEACRQLGEAMTTLEHIFPGSDGVACATDGCSCHGLQLLMRHFSTCTKKTAPGGCARCKRVLQLFRLHASVCDRTDQTCRVPLCRNFKGKTQDDKADKTWRLLVKKVTRAKVMSSLANRQVPEVVAASWARYNTRVAKLR
- the LOC139835763 gene encoding anthocyanidin 3-O-glucosyltransferase-like codes for the protein MLYFARALAAAAPDGTAISFLTIADSVAQLRKAGALLGNLRFVEVADGLPAPSGHMPMMPPPRRMELFMVAAEAGGIRDGLEGAQASGGDARVSCVVGDAFVWMAAEAVAATGAPWPSNCDS